CAAgtgttcttctttttcttcttcgcccCCTCCGCTACTTCGTCgtcgtcatcctcctcctcttcctccccccgaTTGCCACTCCCCCTTCGGAGGTTCACAACttggccgctccccccaaaagggttGTAATCATCCCTgttatatttcaaaatgggaCAGTACGCAATGGGCACTTTATCTCTTTCGTTTGCTGCCCCCCTTGTTGCTTCTCCGTTTTGCATCTGCATTTCGTCACTCTCCCTCGGGGGGTGCGCTTTCTCTTCCCTGTTGCAGTTGAGCAGTTGGCCATCCATTTCTTGGTTATCcctctttgcctttttctgcTTAGCCACTGCATTTGCGTGTACAGTGTGCCGATGGAAGGCCTTTTCTACATCGAAGCCCTTTGGAGGGGGGTCATTGCCCCGATTGAGGAAGCCCCTCTCACTCGCCTCGTTGCTGTTGCTGGGGGGCGGCGTGGTGATCATTCTGCTGCACGTGGCCGTGCTTGGCTGCTGATTATCCGCTAGGGCGACTTTGTCGAGCGTCAAATGAGCTGCGTTTTGCGCGGGGAAGGGTGCTCTATCTAAGGAGTCTATCCTCTCTATGCTGCccgccttcttcttcttcttctcccccggATCGACCCGCTCCACCCGCTCGCCCCTCTcactcttcctcttcttcctgtcCCCGTCCGCATGATCATTATACACAATTTCGATGATGTCAGAATTTACTCCGCTGTAAATGAGGTTCTCCTCGTTCTTCACCAGGAAGCACAATTTCTTGTTTGCGCTGAGAATGAACTTGTAATTCTTCGGCACGACATACCCATCGGACATGTTTTCCAGGACAATGGTTTTGCTCCTTTGGGTCTCTGCTTCGGCTGCGCTAGCGGTGGCGGTAGCGGCGGTGGCTGCGGTTGTGGCTGCGGCGACTCCtactgctgctcctcccgcTGCCGCTCCCACTTCCGCCGCTTCTCCCGCCCCTGTGCCGCCCTGCACCTCGCCGAACGTTTTGGCGAAATAGCCCTGGAAGAAGTGGCGCAAGTTGATAAAGTtcaggtggaaaaaattggcCTGCTCAAACTCGTTGGGGGCACAGTTGCTCTCCAGCTTCTCCATCAACTGGGCGACGATTTCCTCCTTGGAGTTCCTCTTCGTCGCGTCGTTGCCTGCGGATCGATGCCTTTTGTTTCTCTTCACCCTGCTCAAGGATAAGGTTAACAGAAACTTcttaaaattgaagaagtttTTCGTCAAATAGTAAAAATCTACGCACTGCTTTGTACTTTTAAACTCCAGGTACTGACTGATCTTTTCGAAATTCTTTGGGTACAGGAAATACTTTTCGAGGAAGGTTTTGATTTCCTGTCTTTCCCAGATGAAGTTTTTCTCGTTCTGCTGGTTGCTGAAGCAGACGGGGTGGCCCTGCTGGTTGCTGCGGCAGACGGGGTGGCCCTGCTGACCTTTGCAGGCGAGGGGGCTGCTCCTCGCTTCTCCACAGGGGAGCGACCCACCCGCCGCCACACACCGGTTGTTCTCATTGCAGTAGCGCACATTCCTTTCCAGGGAGAAGAGCGGCATCTTGGGGCCCTGCATGCAGTAGAGGTACGGGACGGCCTCCACCAAGTGGgggttcctcctcttcttcgaaTAGTTAAGGGCGATGCAATTTTTACGCCACGTAATACAAGGGCCAGTCAAATtggcatattttatattcatatagtctttcttcttttccttgcCCCTCTTCTCCATCACATTGCCATTCTCATCCGCACCGCATCCATCGTCATCCTCACCATCATagtcatcctcctcctcatcagcAAAGGGACGTTTCGACCTAAGGGAGCTGTAGGCTAAATTcttattattatgtttaaaCCCATAGGGTAGCGGTACGAAGATATTCGGGTGATCATATGCACGTACAGGTAAAATTCCCCacgcaaaaatgtttttcctttccctctCTTTCTCCCCAATTTCAATGTCCTCTTTCCACATTTTGAATAtctctttatataaaacgCTATGTtctttcatcattttttctagttgtttttttctctccaaatAGTAGGAAAAAGTGGGATGAACGATTTTTGCCATCTCTTGGCTTCCCTCTTCGAGGTTAAACTCTCTGTTGTGCATGTGCGTTACGTAGTATTTCACCGTCACTTCGtcgttgctgctgctgtagCTCAGCATGTCCTTGTGGATGGTCAGGTAGTAAGCCTCTACGTCTTCACCCATAGATGTCGCTGCCCCTTTTAGCCCATTCGGAATGAATTCCTCATCCACGGGGGAGGGTTCCTCTTGGTACTGCTTCTCACATTCTCCCTTCACCTTTGCCTTACCCTTCGCTTTGCCCTTTCTCACTTGGGCGGCCCCCTTCATCACACCTGCCGCTTTCCCAAATTTGAGGCACTCCTCCTCAATTGCGCCCTGGCCTTGGTGCACCCCCTCTGcgtgcctctcccccttcacaTGGTACGCTTTACCTTTACCTTTACCTTTACCTCtacctttaattttatttttacatttaattttattttttttttttttttttttccccttgctGGAGTACAGCGCATACTTCTTACTCACGTAGTTCAACAGGGTCAACGGCGAAAAGGTCCCACCACCGCAGGAGTTGCTGTTCCTCTCCCATTTGCTCACAACTTTTTCTAAATGGAAAATGATATCCTCCACGTCGTAGCCCATGTGGTCATACTCCACACTGTTGACGTAAAAATAGTGGTACCTCTTCTTCTCGCTGAGATTCCTTCTCAGCAGGGCGCTCAAGAAGGTGTTGTTGAAGCGGTGGTTGTCGTCGAAGGCCCTCACCGCGCAGGCCCCGCTCCCCCCACCGCTTCCATTCCCCGCTGTGCCTTccaacttcttctcctttccactttttttccgcttctgctttttcttcttcaggaAGAGGCTCCTGTACCTCTGCATGGGCCCCCCCTCGTGCTCCAGTCGCGCGCCGCGCTCCGCCGCGGGGGGGGACGCCTCTCCGCAGGGCCCATCCCCGGTAAGCGGCTGCCCTGTGAGTGTCTGCCCTGTGAGCGGTTCGTGGGTGGGTCTCTCCCCTGAGGGCGGCTCCCCCGTCGCCTCGCCCCCCTCTTGGGGGCTGGCACAACCGCGCAACCCATCCGCCGAGGCAAAATTCAAAATTAGtttaattttcttccccaaaTTTAGCAAGTACGGGGGGACGTGCTCCCTCTTAAGGTAGAGGCAAATGTGGTTCTCCCTCACTTCGCAGCTCTGATGCGCACCTCTCATTTCGTTGGTGTTCATCGCGGAGGCACTGCTCCTATGGCCAGTTCCCGCTGCATGATGCATGCTCATCAAATTGTGCTGCTGCGCTGGTAGGTAGTCATAAaatttgttacattttttattcactgGAAAATCGTTTGTCAGTggcttttcccttttctcctGAATCAGTTCGCAGGAAAACACTTTGCTTATGCTCACTAGAAAGGTTAACATATTGCCGGTCATAATGCTGCTGTTCTTTTTGGAGACCTCCTCGTTTATTTCATTCTTCATGGTGATCCAGCTGACGTTTCTGTTTCTTTGGTCGTCTATCGGGTTGGACGAGCTGCACGGGGGGAAGCTGTCCGGGAGGGCTTTCCTCCGGTGGTCACAGCTCGTCGGGGTGCCATTGGAAAGGGGGCCTTTTCCAAGAGGGCCACCCGTTTGGTCCCTTTCCCCTTCCTGCCCGTCCCACTCGCAGGGGTAGCTACCCCCCGTGGAATGTGCTCCAAGATCGCTCTCCTCCATGTGCCACCCCAGCTGCAGCCCCTGCTGCCACTGCTCCCGCCCCGACTtccgcctcttccccctGCAGCTGAGAAAGTTTAAGAGGAGCTTCTTCTTGCGCATCCTCCTCACCTCCCGCCTGTAAATCTCGCTGCTATCATGTTCCCCAAAAATTTTACCACACAAGTGGGTGCCTTTATAGTATTTATTTCGGAGCAAGGCTCTATAAAGATCCACGAAaacccaattttttttcacctgcaCATGGTCACTTGCGAATTCATTGTGATGGCACTTGTTGTTCATGCAAAGGCAGTTGTCTCGGAAAACTTGCAGCGGAATGAACGAATTGGTAAATTGCTGCGATGAATTGGCGTTGgagcttttccttttcttcttcttccttttatcATGCCTTGTGCTTCTGCTCACCTCCTCCTGTtccgctcccccctcctcGTAGTCGTTCTGCCCCTGCTGTTTGTGCTGCTGCAGCTGATGGTGGTGCTGCTGGTGgtgctcttcttcttcctcttcttcttccccttcctctgCCGCTCCCTCTGCCGCtccctctccttcttcttcttctccctgtAGCAGCTCATCCTCGTAAACTTTCAAactgtttttactttttgtaAAATCTGCTTTGATTAAGTCCCTTTCCATCTTCAATATCGCTATGTCATCGTTGTTTTCCTCGTTGACTCGTTTTATTTGTCTGGCTAGCTCCTTCGTCATCTTGTGAAGCGCCAGCGCATTGCtctcttcaatttttagATTATTTAAATTGGCCAGCAGCTTCCCCAAGTGTTCGTGCTGCTCCTCTAGCTTGTGCAGCCCCTGctgcattttccttttcagttttttcaaaatcaTGTTCTTTACCTGCTTTTGCTTGTATGTCTTCTTTTTCGAGGCGCGCGCGCCCCCACTCTCCTTGCCCTTTTGGCTTTCCTTCATGTTTCTTCACATTATGTCTGGCACGTGCCGCGGAGGGGATCCGCCACGCGGTTTAAGTTTGCCAAGCGGTTCAGCTTTGCCAAACGGTTCAAGCGTTGCCGTCCCTCCGCTGGCCACACCCACGCATACgcgcatacatacgtacatacgtacgtaggCACGTAACCGCGCTGCCTGGAAGGGTGGCTTCCCCTCAATCGGCTGCTTGTAGAAAGCCTTCGCGCGAATGCAGGCGCTCACTCGTGGTGCCAAGCATAAGCGCGCATGAGAAGCCCCAACATGAAATGAAGCGAAATGAATGAAGCGAAGTGaatgaagcgaaaaaaatgaagcaaagtgaatgaagtggaaaaaatgaagcaaaatgaatgaagcgaaattaatgaagaaaaataaataaagcaaaataaatgaagcaaaataaataaagcaaaataaatgaagcgAACAAATGAAGCGAACAAATGAAGCGAACAAATGAAGCGAACAAATGAAGCGAACAAATGAAGCGAACAAATGagccgaaaaaaaaacctccaAATTTGAAATGtaaccttttaaaaaaaaatggcatcaGCCAAAAAGCAATATGTACTGTACGCGTTTCCGCGTGCCACTTAATTGTTAGTGGCCCTATGGAACAtccaaaaaattttcatattcgccaaaaaattttcatcgGGGCTGGACcacaaaagtaaaaataacgTACCAATGCATTCGAGTTAGCGATGCGTATGAGCGTCACCTGCTCGTCGTCCAATGGAAGAAAAGAGAAGATAAGAAAAGAATTTTGCTAAGGCAGGAGAAGCGAAAGGGATTTTGTTTATTCGTTGAccctcttcttttcttctccttttcttcttctttttccgctttttcttcatttttccgtCCTTCTGTACCaccaaaatgagaagaaaaattcGCGCAGTTTTCCCCTCTTTGCCAATgctgcaaagaaaaaataaaattgtgaCATG
The DNA window shown above is from Plasmodium vivax chromosome 9, whole genome shotgun sequence and carries:
- a CDS encoding hypothetical protein, conserved (encoded by transcript PVX_091765A), with the protein product MKESQKGKESGGARASKKKTYKQKQVKNMILKKLKRKMQQGLHKLEEQHEHLGKLLANLNNLKIEESNALALHKMTKELARQIKRVNEENNDDIAILKMERDLIKADFTKSKNSLKVYEDELLQGEEEEGEGAAEGAAEEGEEEEEEEEHHQQHHHQLQQHKQQGQNDYEEGGAEQEEVSRSTRHDKRKKKKRKSSNANSSQQFTNSFIPLQVFRDNCLCMNNKCHHNEFASDHVQVKKNWVFVDLYRALLRNKYYKGTHLCGKIFGEHDSSEIYRREVRRMRKKKLLLNFLSCRGKRRKSGREQWQQGLQLGWHMEESDLGAHSTGGSYPCEWDGQEGERDQTGGPLGKGPLSNGTPTSCDHRRKALPDSFPPCSSSNPIDDQRNRNVSWITMKNEINEEVSKKNSSIMTGNMLTFLVSISKVFSCELIQEKREKPLTNDFPVNKKCNKFYDYLPAQQHNLMSMHHAAGTGHRSSASAMNTNEMRGAHQSCEVRENHICLYLKREHVPPYLLNLGKKIKLILNFASADGLRGCASPQEGGEATGEPPSGERPTHEPLTGQTLTGQPLTGDGPCGEASPPAAERGARLEHEGGPMQRYRSLFLKKKKQKRKKSGKEKKLEGTAGNGSGGGSGACAVRAFDDNHRFNNTFLSALLRRNLSEKKRYHYFYVNSVEYDHMGYDVEDIIFHLEKVVSKWERNSNSCGGGTFSPLTLLNYVSKKYALYSSKGKKKKKKNKIKCKNKIKGRGKGKGKGKAYHVKGERHAEGVHQGQGAIEEECLKFGKAAGVMKGAAQVRKGKAKGKAKVKGECEKQYQEEPSPVDEEFIPNGLKGAATSMGEDVEAYYLTIHKDMLSYSSSNDEVTVKYYVTHMHNREFNLEEGSQEMAKIVHPTFSYYLERKKQLEKMMKEHSVLYKEIFKMWKEDIEIGEKERERKNIFAWGILPVRAYDHPNIFVPLPYGFKHNNKNLAYSSLRSKRPFADEEEDDYDGEDDDGCGADENGNVMEKRGKEKKKDYMNIKYANLTGPCITWRKNCIALNYSKKRRNPHLVEAVPYLYCMQGPKMPLFSLERNVRYCNENNRCVAAGGSLPCGEARSSPLACKGQQGHPVCRSNQQGHPVCFSNQQNEKNFIWERQEIKTFLEKYFLYPKNFEKISQYLEFKSTKQCVDFYYLTKNFFNFKKFLLTLSLSRVKRNKRHRSAGNDATKRNSKEEIVAQLMEKLESNCAPNEFEQANFFHLNFINLRHFFQGYFAKTFGEVQGGTGAGEAAEVGAAAGGAAVGVAAATTAATAATATASAAEAETQRSKTIVLENMSDGYVVPKNYKFILSANKKLCFLVKNEENLIYSGVNSDIIEIVYNDHADGDRKKRKSERGERVERVDPGEKKKKKAGSIERIDSLDRAPFPAQNAAHLTLDKVALADNQQPSTATCSRMITTPPPSNSNEASERGFLNRGNDPPPKGFDVEKAFHRHTVHANAVAKQKKAKRDNQEMDGQLLNCNREEKAHPPRESDEMQMQNGEATRGAANERDKVPIAYCPILKYNRDDYNPFGGSGQVVNLRRGSGNRGEEEEEDDDDEVAEGAKKKKKNTCDEEAASLVRPGEVKTHDVHYVDSRSSSVLGMNPQASNDDDVLRRVSFPDSNDSMNNPFEYNVKIETSEESLYKCFEFLKNINWRDTRNVEAAGSKNGVQQEPLPIGRYSAAPVTLEGKMKKVSRKNSIQSNEGVSLQKERNVKRKDSTSAGKSKGGGGKDNTTVGGAAQWEEGSTGHSIHASNRDERNHSGKRGKAAVSHTWASAPTKRRLSNGSSWNGAAVGAVGAVASVASVAAVGINGARAADPKRDSPIKRKCEKAPKRKKTADAQMREEGPGAQAVWDNWAISGDEELLSVDMNNSMGESQLRAEAVMQICGLNMSEGLMCQASASQEHQPYDSLINSQSLYTQNSWVQDSNESGGLLVGRSYLPGMEDMKQDRLDSDDHLNFMGYNNRSSVISLQGEDHWEDLKWNGGSCSVEFCKKGKAEEYTGEAADAGEAAEVAGNHPVESLFTQLPVRENPSERSDVEHRRNSMQSSKSSNQCFVESLQHMESYEGGFYDDPSKQPFRKTATKWTDREKEIYYEVFEKEGKNWDTLLLALHPYGKTREQIKNFYQNTIVKRRKSEAP